A part of Brassica rapa cultivar Chiifu-401-42 chromosome A05, CAAS_Brap_v3.01, whole genome shotgun sequence genomic DNA contains:
- the LOC103868306 gene encoding basic leucine zipper and W2 domain-containing protein 2 yields the protein MSSKEKPTLGGTRIKTRKRNIAAPLDPAAFSDAVVQIYLDNAGDLELVAKSIESTDLNFSRYGDIFFEVVFIGRRTQPGTVKPDEGERHPYSVIDCEPKREAILPSVVYIQKILRRRPSLIKNLENVTRRFLQSLELFEENERKKLAIFTALAFSQKLSGLPPETVFQPLLKDNLVAKGIVLTFVTDFFKEYLVENSLEDLISILRRGKMEDNLLDFLPPVRRTAESFAEHFTKEGLTDLVEYHSKKMFEVKLKEIKTVLTSKVTEESSVDEVIETVKQLVKDAKLPEIEVVRVVWDGLMDAVQWSGKNQQQNANSVLRQVKAWAPLLNTVCSSGKLELELMYKVQMQCYEDAKLMKVFPEVVRSLYDLDVLAEDTILHWFRKGTNTKGRQTFVKSLEPFVNWLEEAEEEE from the exons ATGAG CTCGAAGGAGAAACCCACTCTCGG AGGTACGCGGATTAAGACCCGCAAGAGGAATATTGCTGCTCCTCTGGACCCTGCAGCATTTTCTGATGCAGTAGTCCAGATTTACCTTGATAATGCTGGTGATTTG GAACTTGTTGCCAAAAGTATTGAGTCAACAGATCTTAATTTCTCAAGATACGGTGACATCTTCTTTGAG GTTGTTTTCATAGGACGACGTACACAACCTGGAACAGTGAAGCCTGATGAGGGTGAACGCCATCCTTACTCTGTAATCGACTGCGAGCCCAAGCGTGAAGCCATTTTGCCGTCTGTTGTCTATATACAGAAGATTCTGCGGAGGAGGCCGTCGCTCATAAAGAACCTTGAAAATGTCACAAGGAGATTCCTGCAGTCGCTGGAGCTTTTTGAGGAGAATGAGAGGAAGAAGCTTGCCATCTTCACAGCACTTGCCTTTTCCCAGAAGCTCTCTGGATTGCCTCCGGAGACTGTCTTCCAGCCTTTGCTCAAGGATAATCTTGTTGCCAAAGGGATAGTGCTCACTTTTGTGACCGACTTCTTCAAGGAGTATTTGGTTGAGAACAGTCTTGAAGACTTGATTTCTATTCTGAGGCGTGGCAAAATGGAAGACAACCTTTTGGATTTCTTACCACCTGTAAGGCGAACTGCTGAAAGTTTTGCAGAGCATTTCAC GAAAGAGGGGCTGACTGATCTAGTTGAGTACCATTCAAAGAAAATGTTTGAGGTGAAGCTGAAGGAAATCAAAACCGTTCTTACAAGCAAGGTTACAGAGGAAAGTAGTGTAGATGAAGTCATTGAAACGGTGAAGCAGCTTGTCAAAGACGCCAAACTCCCAGAGATTGAGGTTGTGCGTGTCGTTTGGGATGGTTTAATGGATGCTGTTCAGTGGTCTGGTAAAAACCAGCAGCAAAATGCTAATTCTGTTCTCCGCCAG GTGAAAGCATGGGCTCCACTTTTGAACACGGTCTGCAGCAGCGGAAAGCTAGAGCTGGAGCTGATGTACAAGGTCCAAATGCAATGTTATGAGGACGCCAAGCTTATGAAAGTTTTCCCAGAAGTAGTGAGGTCGCTCTATGATCTGGATGTCCTCGCTGAAGACACCATCCTCCACTGGTTCCGTAAAGGAACCAACACGAAGGGCAG GCAAACCTTTGTGAAGAGCCTTGAGCCATTTGTGAATTGGCTTGAAGAGGCAGAGGAAGAAGAGTGA
- the LOC103868304 gene encoding cytochrome P450 81D1, which produces MEDNNRVVVLYSIFPLILLIIFLKFLKPNKQNLPPSPPGWLPVIGHLRLLKPPIHRTLRFLTESLHGSGGGVMSLRLGSRLVYVVSSHRIAAEECFGKNDVVLANRPQVIIGKHVGYNNTNIIAAPYGDHWRNLRRLCTIEIFSTHRLNCFLYVRTDEVRRLISRLFRSAGSEKSVVEMKPMLTDLTFNNIMRMMTGKRYYGEETTDEEEAKRVRQLVADVGANTSSGNAVDYVPILRLFSSYEKRVKELGKKTDKFLQGLIDDKREQQETGNTMIDHLLVLQKSDTEYYTDQIIKGIILVMVIAGTNTSAVTLEWALSNLLNHPDVIRKARTEIDKQVGLDRLIEESDLSELPYLKNIVLETLRLHPATPLLVPHMASEDCKVGSYDMPRNTTLLVNAWAIHRDPNLWYDPDCFKPERFEKVEEAQKLLAFGLGRRACPGSGLAQRIVGLALGSLIQCFEWERVGEEEVDMKEGTGNTVPKAVPLQAVCKARPFLHKILS; this is translated from the exons aTGGAAGATAATAATAGGGTAGTTGTTCTCTATTCCATATTCCCCCTCATATTATTGATTATCTTTCTCAAGTTCTTGAAACCAAACAAGCAGAATCTTCCGCCATCTCCGCCGGGATGGTTGCCAGTGATAGGCCATCTCCGCCTTCTGAAACCCCCCATCCACCGCACCCTCCGCTTCCTCACTGAGTCCCTCCACGGCAGCGGAGGCGGCGTGATGTCACTCCGACTTGGATCCCGCCTAGTATACGTGGTGTCTTCACATAGGATCGCGGCGGAGGAGTGCTTCGGGAAGAACGACGTCGTTCTAGctaaccggcctcaggtgatcatTGGAAAGCACGTTGGGTACAACAACACAAACATAATCGCTGCACCTTACGGTGATCACTGGCGCAACCTCCGTCGCCTCTGCACCATTGAGATCTTCTCCACCCACCGTCTAAACTGCTTCCTTTATGTCCGTACCGACGAAGTACGCCGTCTCATAAGCCGCCTCTTCCGTAGCGCAG GTTCTGAAAAATCGGTTGTTGAAATGAAACCCATGCTTACGGACTTGACGTTCAACAACATAATGAGAATGATGACAGGAAAACGATACTACGGCGAAGAAACAACGGATGAGGAAGAAGCAAAACGTGTCCGTCAGTTAGTGGCAGATGTCGGAGCCAACACGAGTTCTGGCAATGCTGTTGACTATGTTCCGATCTTGAGATTGTTCTCAAGCTATGAGAAAAGGGTAAAAGAATTAGGGAAAAAGACAGATAAGTTCTTACAAGGCCTTATCGACGATAAACGTGAACAACAAGAAACCGGTAATACGATGATCGATCATTTGCTTGTTCTCCAAAAATCTGATACTGAGTATTACACTGATCAAATCATCAAAGGCATCATACTG GTTATGGTAATAGCAGGGACTAACACATCAGCTGTCACTTTAGAATGGGCACTTTCTAATTTGCTTAACCATCCTGACGTTATACGTAAAGCTAGAACCGAAATCGATAAACAAGTTGGTTTAGACCGGCTTATTGAAGAATCAGATCTCAGCGAGTTACCATATCTCAAGAACATCGTCCTAGAGACACTCCGGCTACATCCGGCAACACCATTGTTGGTTCCACACATGGCATCAGAAGATTGCAAGGTGGGGTCGTACGATATGCCACGTAACACAACGTTGTTGGTGAATGCGTGGGCCATACATAGGGATCCAAACTTGTGGTATGATCCGGATTGCTTTAAACCAGAGCGGTTTGAGAAAGTAGAGGAAGCACAAAAGCTTCTGGCGTTTGGATTAGGGAGAAGGGCATGTCCTGGTTCGGGTTTGGCCCAGAGAATTGTAGGGCTTGCTCTCGGGTCATTGATACAATGCTTTGAGTGGGAGAGAGTTGGAGAAGAGGAAGTGGATATGAAGGAAGGAACTGGTAATACAGTACCCAAAGCAGTTCCGCTGCAAGCCGTTTGCAAGGCTCGTCCATTTCTACATAAAATTCTCTCTTGA
- the LOC103868307 gene encoding aspartic proteinase-like protein 2 isoform X2 has product MNLSVTLRIFAAVSMAVIQLASCNFVFNVTHKFAGKDKQLSELRSHDSFRHARMLANLHLPLAGDSRADSIGLYFTKIKLGSPPKDYHVQVDTGSDILWVNCAPCPKCPVKTDLNIPLSLYDSKASSTSKKVGCEDDFCSFVSQPDACEPMKTCSYHVVYGDGSASDGVFVKDNVTLDQVTGNLRTAPLSQEVVFGCGSNQSGQLGKTDSAVDGIMGFGQANTSIISQLAAARNKKRIFSHCLDNVNGGGIFAVGEVESPLVKFTPLVPNQLHYNVILKGIDVGGEPVALPPSLAVFGGNGGTIIDSGTTLAYLPENLYTSLLQKITARQPIKLHTVQETFACFSFTLNTDKAFPVVNLHFEDKLKMSVYPHDYLFSLRKDLYCFGWQSGGLTNQDGSDVILLGDLVLSNKLVVYDLDNEVVGWAEHNCSSSIKVKDGSGAVFSVEANNLIASSSSSSSSLVIN; this is encoded by the exons ATGAATCTGAGTGTAACTCTACGCATCTTTGCGGCGGTGTCCATGGCCGTGATCCAATTAGCTTCGTGTAATTTCGTGTTTAATGTGACGCATAAGTTCGCCGGAAAAGATAAACAGCTATCGGAGCTCAGATCTCACGACAGCTTCCGTCACGCTAGAATGCTTGCCAACCTTCATCTACCTCTCGCCGGGGATAGCCGAGCTGATTCAATCGG ATTGTACTTCACGAAGATCAAGCTTGGATCACCGCCAAAGGACTACCATGTTCAAGTTGACACAGGAAGTGATATACTTTGGGTCAACTGTGCACCTTGTCCTAAATGTCCAGTCAAAACTGATCTCAAT ATACCTCTGTCCTTGTACGACTCAAAAGCTTCCTCCACATCCAAGAAAGTTGGGTGCGAAGATGATTTCTGCTCCTTCGTCTCACAACCGGACGCTTGCGAACCCATGAAGACATGTAGTTATCATGTTGTGTATGGAGATGGGAGCGCAAGTGATGGAGTGTTCGTCAAGGATAACGTTACCCTGGATCAAGTCACTGGAAACCTCCGAACTGCACCTCTTTCCCAGGAAGTCGTGTTCGGGTGTGGAAGCAATCAATCTGGACAACTTGGGAAGACTGACTCTGCAGTTGATGGCATTATGGGATTTGGACAAGCTAATACCTCTATCATTTCGCAACTCGCTGCCGCCCGGAATAAGAAGAGAATCTTTTCACATTGTCTAGACAATGTAAACGGAGGTGGAATTTTTGCTGTTGGGGAAGTCGAATCTCCACTAGTGAAGTTTACTCCTTTGGTTCCGAATCA gttacATTACAACGTCATTTTAAAGGGGATAGATGTAGGTGGAGAACCTGTTGCTCTCCCACCAAGCTTAGCTGTTTTTGGCGGGAATGGAGGAACCATTATTGACAGTGGTACAACTTTAGCTTACTTGCCAGAGAATCTCTACACCTCGCTACTTCAGAAG attacTGCTCGGCAACCGATCAAACTGCACACGGTACAGGAGACTTTTGCGTGCTTCAGTTTCACGTTAAA CACAGATAAAGCATTTCCGGTAGTCAATCTTCATTTCGAGGACAAACTCAAAATGAGTGTTTATCCGCACGACTATCTTTTCTCCCTTCGT AAAGATTTGTATTGCTTTGGTTGGCAATCTGGTGGACTGACGAATCAGGACGGATCTGATGTCATCCTTTTGGGAG ATTTGGTGCTTTCAAACAAGTTGGTAGTATACGATCTGGATAATGAGGTCGTTGGATGGGCAGAACACAACT GTTCGTCAAGCATCAAAGTGAAAGATGGATCAGGAGCTGTTTTCTCAGTCGAAGCAAATAATCTCATagcttcgtcttcttcttcttcgtcctcTTTGGTGATTAACTGA
- the LOC103868307 gene encoding aspartic proteinase-like protein 2 isoform X1 encodes MNLSVTLRIFAAVSMAVIQLASCNFVFNVTHKFAGKDKQLSELRSHDSFRHARMLANLHLPLAGDSRADSIGLYFTKIKLGSPPKDYHVQVDTGSDILWVNCAPCPKCPVKTDLNVMMLLSNSYLTFQKHFSQLVFICLMCKIPLSLYDSKASSTSKKVGCEDDFCSFVSQPDACEPMKTCSYHVVYGDGSASDGVFVKDNVTLDQVTGNLRTAPLSQEVVFGCGSNQSGQLGKTDSAVDGIMGFGQANTSIISQLAAARNKKRIFSHCLDNVNGGGIFAVGEVESPLVKFTPLVPNQLHYNVILKGIDVGGEPVALPPSLAVFGGNGGTIIDSGTTLAYLPENLYTSLLQKITARQPIKLHTVQETFACFSFTLNTDKAFPVVNLHFEDKLKMSVYPHDYLFSLRKDLYCFGWQSGGLTNQDGSDVILLGDLVLSNKLVVYDLDNEVVGWAEHNCSSSIKVKDGSGAVFSVEANNLIASSSSSSSSLETGDARIKGF; translated from the exons ATGAATCTGAGTGTAACTCTACGCATCTTTGCGGCGGTGTCCATGGCCGTGATCCAATTAGCTTCGTGTAATTTCGTGTTTAATGTGACGCATAAGTTCGCCGGAAAAGATAAACAGCTATCGGAGCTCAGATCTCACGACAGCTTCCGTCACGCTAGAATGCTTGCCAACCTTCATCTACCTCTCGCCGGGGATAGCCGAGCTGATTCAATCGG ATTGTACTTCACGAAGATCAAGCTTGGATCACCGCCAAAGGACTACCATGTTCAAGTTGACACAGGAAGTGATATACTTTGGGTCAACTGTGCACCTTGTCCTAAATGTCCAGTCAAAACTGATCTCAATGTAATGATGCTTCTTTCAAACTCTTACTTGACCTTTCAGAAACATTTCTCTCAACTGGTGTTTATATGTTTGATGTGTAAGATACCTCTGTCCTTGTACGACTCAAAAGCTTCCTCCACATCCAAGAAAGTTGGGTGCGAAGATGATTTCTGCTCCTTCGTCTCACAACCGGACGCTTGCGAACCCATGAAGACATGTAGTTATCATGTTGTGTATGGAGATGGGAGCGCAAGTGATGGAGTGTTCGTCAAGGATAACGTTACCCTGGATCAAGTCACTGGAAACCTCCGAACTGCACCTCTTTCCCAGGAAGTCGTGTTCGGGTGTGGAAGCAATCAATCTGGACAACTTGGGAAGACTGACTCTGCAGTTGATGGCATTATGGGATTTGGACAAGCTAATACCTCTATCATTTCGCAACTCGCTGCCGCCCGGAATAAGAAGAGAATCTTTTCACATTGTCTAGACAATGTAAACGGAGGTGGAATTTTTGCTGTTGGGGAAGTCGAATCTCCACTAGTGAAGTTTACTCCTTTGGTTCCGAATCA gttacATTACAACGTCATTTTAAAGGGGATAGATGTAGGTGGAGAACCTGTTGCTCTCCCACCAAGCTTAGCTGTTTTTGGCGGGAATGGAGGAACCATTATTGACAGTGGTACAACTTTAGCTTACTTGCCAGAGAATCTCTACACCTCGCTACTTCAGAAG attacTGCTCGGCAACCGATCAAACTGCACACGGTACAGGAGACTTTTGCGTGCTTCAGTTTCACGTTAAA CACAGATAAAGCATTTCCGGTAGTCAATCTTCATTTCGAGGACAAACTCAAAATGAGTGTTTATCCGCACGACTATCTTTTCTCCCTTCGT AAAGATTTGTATTGCTTTGGTTGGCAATCTGGTGGACTGACGAATCAGGACGGATCTGATGTCATCCTTTTGGGAG ATTTGGTGCTTTCAAACAAGTTGGTAGTATACGATCTGGATAATGAGGTCGTTGGATGGGCAGAACACAACT GTTCGTCAAGCATCAAAGTGAAAGATGGATCAGGAGCTGTTTTCTCAGTCGAAGCAAATAATCTCATagcttcgtcttcttcttcttcgtcctcTTTG GAAACCGGAGACGCAAGAATTAAAGGATTTTGA
- the LOC103868305 gene encoding uncharacterized protein LOC103868305, with amino-acid sequence MCGPVNTPPKIKTFMWSAIQKVIPIGENLQRRGVTQEAKCIRCGELESEAHIFFKCDFAKKVWQQFNLSPTVDIASQTRLKAVLVTSRTNCCLPPLGVTTNILPWIFWSLWTARNTLIFEKKTYTVEDTAIRGIKLAREWIQAEPAPHASSVRARRGITNRPRLETTHRSSTDITSCKTDAAWDKKTNTAGISWIIEDLPRSIDLRGVMVQQNVSSPLVAEALAVREALQTASSLSVTHLRMYSDNQTLIRAINEKLFEKEIYGILNDIEAFFSLFVDLVFFYLPRAENGHADALAKYILRNPNHVMDRPMG; translated from the coding sequence ATGTGTGGGCCGGTGAATACTCCCcccaaaataaaaactttcatgTGGTCAGCTATCCAAAAAGTCATTCCCATTGGAGAAAACCTACAGAGAAGGGGTGTTACACAGGAAGCCAAATGTATAAGATGTGGAGAGTTGGAATCAGAAGCTCACATTTTCTTCAAGTGCGACTTTGCTAAAAAGGTATGGCAGCAGTTTAATCTTTCACCAACTGTGGACATCGCTTCTCAGACAAGACTCAAAGCGGTGCTAGTAACCTCCAGGACAAACTGCTGCCTCCCACCTCTAGGAGTCACCACCAACATACTTCCCTGGATCTTCTGGTCTCTGTGGACAGCAAGGAATACACTAATCTTCGAGAAGAAAACCTACACAGTGGAAGACACGGCCATAAGAGGAATCAAGTTAGCTAGGGAATGGATTCAAGCTGAACCGGCTCCACACGCATCATCAGTAAGAGCTAGGAGAGGAATTACCAACAGGCCACGCCTCGAGACAACCCACAGATCCTCTACCGACATCACAAGTTGCAAAACTGACGCGGCGTGGGATAAGAAGACCAACACAGCCGGAATTTCTTGGATCATCGAAGATCTTCCCCGATCCATCGACTTGCGGGGTGTGATGGTCCAGCAAAACGTCTCCTCTCCTCTTGTGGCTGAAGCTTTGGCGGTGAGGGAAGCTCTCCAAACGGCGTCCTCTTTGAGTGTGACACACCTTCGGATGTACTCCGACAACCAAACCCTGATCAGGGCCATCAACGAAAAACTGTTCGAGAAAGAGATCTATGGCATCTTGAACGATATCGAAGCTTTCTTTTCTCTGTTTGTCGATTTAGTTTTCTTCTATCTCCCTAGGGCTGAGAATGGGCATGCTGATGCATTAGCCAAATACATTCTCAGAAACCCAAACCATGTAATGGACCGGCCCATGGGCTAA